In one Drosophila albomicans strain 15112-1751.03 chromosome X, ASM965048v2, whole genome shotgun sequence genomic region, the following are encoded:
- the LOC117566024 gene encoding rho GTPase-activating protein 15 — translation MQAKASYGQPVTPGTPDSTHIIIGAAGYVAHERRQPTKSLMNCFRDRSTPASSAAAAYVRSPSTTAHLDGQGSGSNVGSTTTLDMVGLTTTAGRPEAVVLLRELRSKPNKLTLLKSSSTRDLTRLLLEDATVLVSNTSLDMCSSSNSNSNSSAGSPAQPPRSNSRECCASCSKRWHNLKQRMHTLEQDLLAQSSYSQELEAKLAVMSSQLHELLQERRLPPPVPPHAPTSNLGKRAGITPVRPSRLTAWMNLSNWWKSRPSVETLREQRIFFDEPCFDTELELVLKHDQHRTVPRIVVDCCDLIEHKYRRSTQPIEGVYRQCGDYNKIQTLRFNIDANDYDALRQPGVDIHTLTGVLKLFLREIKSPLVSVNEAKTFIGPSNQWLLTELHQKLDILKRLIRSLPEINRDTMDYLFAHFNRLTKVPLQQISPETLSISISPSIFHTVPQGAHVHDIQELLREGETLADCVRLMIEYQARIFECTADRRLKRLSMRNLKKTLSQPDLFHNLF, via the exons ATGCAGGCAAAGGCGAGCTATGGCCAACCAGTGACGCCTGGCACGCCAGACTCGACGCACATTATCATTGGAGCAGCCGGCTACGTAGCCCACGAGCGTCGTCAACCCACCAAGAGCCTCATGAATTGCTTTCGGGATCGCTCAACGCCCGCATCGTCAGCGGCAGCCGCGTATGTGCGCTCGCCGAGCACCACAGCGCACCTGGATGGGCAGGGGAGCGGCAGCAACGTTGGCTCCACCACCACACTGGACATGGTTGGCCTTACGACCACCGCTGGACGACCCGAggctgttgtgttgttgcgGGAACTGCGCAGcaagccaaacaaattgaCGCTGCTGAAGAGCAGCAGCACCCGGGATCTGACGCGTCTGCTGTTGGAAGATGCCACCGTCTTGGTATCGAATACCAGCCTGGACATGTGCTCctcctccaactccaactccaactcgtCGGCTGGGAGTCCGGCGCAACCGCCGCGCAGCAACAGTCGCGAGTGTTGCGCCAGTTGCTCGAAGCGTTGGCACAATCTGAAGCAGCGAATGCACACGCTGGAGCAGGATTTGCTGGCGCAGTCCAGCTACAGCCAAGAGCTGGAGGCCAAGCTGGCCGTGATGAGTAGCCAGTTGCACGAACTACTCCAGGAGAGACGTCTACCGCCGCCGGTGCCGCCGCATGCGCCCACCTCCAATCTGGGGAAGCGGGCAGGTATAACGCCGGTGCGTCCATCACGTCTGACCGCGTGGATGAATCTGTCCAACTGGTGGAAGAGTCGACCCAGTGTGGAAACGTTGCGGGAGCAGCGCATCTTCTTCGACGAGCCATGCTTCGATACCGAACTGGAGCTGGTACTCAAGCATGATCAGCATCGCACCGTGCCCCGGATCGTCGTCGATTGTTGTGACCTCATCGAGCACAAGTATCGACGCTCGACGCAGCCGATCGAGGGCGTCTACCGTCAGTGCGGTGACTACAACAAAATCCAGACGCTGCGCTTCAACATCGATGCCAACGACTACGACGCACTGCGTCAACCGGGCGTCGATATACACACTCTAACCGGGGTGCTCAAGCTCTTTCTGCGCGAGATCAAGAGTCCGCTGGTCAGCGTGAACGAGGCCAAGACCTTCATTGGTCCCTCCAATCAGTGGC TGCTCACCGAGCTGCACCAGAAGCTGGACATACTAAAGAGACTGATTCGCTCGCTGCCAGAGATCAATCGCGACACCATGGATTACCTCTTTGCGCACTTTAATCG TCTCACCAAGGTGCCGCTGCAGCAGATAAGCCCCGAGacgttatcgatatcgatatcaCCATCGATATTTCACACTGTGCCTCAGGGCGCGCATGTCCACGATATCCAGGAACTGTTGCGCGAAGGCGAAACCCTCGCCGATTGTGTGCGTCTAATGATCGAGTACCAGGCCCGCATATTCGA ATGCACGGCCGATCGTCGCCTGAAGCGTCTCAGCATGCGCAATTTGAAGAAGACGCTATCCCAGCCGGATTTATTCCACAACTTATTCTGA
- the LOC117566017 gene encoding zinc finger protein 773-like, with translation MPPHYERCGEIVWQCKRTTRSFAFKCIYCDHQASAFHNFKRHLETQHAEEIKIEIDVPESTTMRQTRSNQREPIATAEAEPLTEPVKLEEMDPLDCQEEASESDVEAEQLFDMTSYSDSEIEDAVGQQLDIASTDVSHFWLKEHPIMHALIAEYKAAQLLWDRGLLEYRNYKKRGEACEQIANQLNEEFEQQLKPQQINELTKQLRTVYADEQRRRQRQPADADTAEVWYCQALSFLGENARRKANHTLNAALPVPQLTAEQNVKFIELYQRCQRLWDMQDLTCRLRHVRVEAKNKLLQLCRTELQLTLQPSQLQRYIKHMRRSFLQEKSRRYECKRKGLTYKARGGCYQQQLQFLDAHMPPFQCQHCDQLLSSMDRYKVHLAEHDGSLPFMCPFCDRGFTRSDNCVIHVRRHTQDFTQTCDECGKRFANTTDLQVHRRQHTGEKPYCCDVCGRRFATCSFFERHKRRHERRPAGKCQVCGKIFYERTRLNDHMKGHLNVRDKVCDVCNKAFTSAKYLRQHKEIHAALKRYSCKVCGKRFAQYAGLKGHMKSHDGSLRSVAKKKEN, from the exons ATGCCGCCACACTATGAGCGCTGTGGCGAGATCGTGTGGCAGTGCAAACGCACGACACGCAGCTTCGCCTTCAAGTGCATCTACTGTGATCATCAAGCGAGCGCCTTTCACAACTTCAAACGACATTTGGAGACACAGCATGCTGAGGAGATCAAGATCGAAATCGATGTGCCAGAATCAACGACAATGCGCCAAACACGAAGCAATCAACGTGAGCCTATTGctacagcagaagcagagccGTTAACTGAACCTGTAAAGCTGGAGGAGATGGATCCATTGGACTGCCAGGAGGAAGCGTCTGAATCGGATGTGGAAGCGGAGCAGCTGTTCGATATGACCAGCTACAGTGACAGTGAAATCGAAGACGCCGTTGGGCAGCAGCTGGACATTGCG TCCACAGATGTCTCACACTTTTGGCTGAAAGAGCATCCCATAATGCACGCTCTGATCGCAGAGTACAAGGCAGCTCAGCTGCTGTGGGATCGCGGTCTGCTCGAGTATCGCAACTACAAGAAACGTGGCGAGGCCTGTGAACAGATTGCCAATCAGTTGAATGAAGAATTTGAGCAGCAATTGAAGCCACAGCAGATTAACGAACTGACAAAGCAGCTGCGAACCGTCTACGCCGATGAACAGCGTCGCAGGCAGCGGCAGCCAGCGGACGCTGACACTGCTGAGGTCTGGTACTGCCAAGCGCTGAGCTTTCTGGGCGAGAATGCGCGCCGCAAAGCGAACCACACGCTGAATGCAGCGTTGCCAGTGCCGCAGTTGACGGCGGAGCAGAATGTGAAGTTCATTGAGCTGTATCAACGCTGCCAGCGTCTTTGGGACATGCAGGACTTGACCTGCCGCCTGCGACATGTGCGTGTGGAGGCCAAAAACAAGTTGCTACAACTGTGCCGCACCGAGTTGCAGCTCACGCTGCAGCCGTCGCAACTGCAGCGCTACATCAAGCACATGCGACGCTCGTTTCTGCAGGAGAAGTCGCGTCGCTACGAGTGCAAGCGCAAAGGACTGACGTACAAGGCACGCGGCGGTTGctaccagcagcagctgcagtttcTCGACGCGCACATGCCACCATTTCAGTGCCAGCATTGCGATCAGCTGCTGAGCAGCATGGATCGCTACAAGGTACATTTGGCGGAACATGACGGCAGTCTGCCGTTTATGTGTCCGTTCTGTGATCGCGGCTTCACACGCAGCGACAACTGCGTCATCCATGTGCGCCGCCACACGCAGGACTTTACGCAGACGTGCGACGAGTGTGGCAAACGTTTCGCCAACACCACCGATCTGCAGGTGCATCGACGTCAGCACACCGGCGAGAAGCCCTATTGCTGCGATGTCTGCGGCCGTCGCTTTGCCACCTGCTCGTTCTTTGAGCGCCACAAACGGCGCCACGAACGACGTCCAGCGGGCAAGTGTCAGGTGTGCGGGAAGATCTTCTACGAGAGGACGCGACTCAACGATCACATGAAGGGACATCTCAATGTGCGCGACAAGGTGTGCGATGTGTGCAACAAGGCGTTCACCAGCGCCAAGTATTTGCGCCAGCACAAGGAGATTCATGCCGCACTCAAGCGCTACAGCTGCAAGGTCTGTGGCAAGCGATTCGCTCAATATGCCGGACTCAAAGGACACATGAAGTCGCATGACGGTTCACTTCGCAGCGTGGCCAAGAAGAAGGAAAATTAG
- the LOC117566028 gene encoding multivesicular body subunit 12A: MNKAGKHIQSGATTAIGGGNSSLANATALLGSPPPITNATAAGAAAGAVLNGTASSPMNVFNSIMSFLPDNRPITSLHIVEDFERCPKNFNAIHRTYDQDADADLWRDYNILFGRQTTRYLCLSKSEGLPDYVVETLKVIAEKVPPPKEFSLLSRTADSDQKAWRKRQIAYKLSKRGTVTHAVTDVILCSKLKIAPDGFKLAGDINGVLICYKTGAIPVRLPPPVPLSAVGVASGNSCEVEQALNRLNLHGQRNSRGPLPQVPATAEHHDYEEIQAHFQINSPQRPAPPRPATAAAGGGGGRNGNYGGTGTLGTYTELEGVPFTMHAMLQRSQPMTDLPTLPEISTLLKTLDYDFQLERQILCTMKSSASKNPFFK, translated from the exons ATGAACAAGGCCGGCAAGCACATTCAAAGTGGCGCCACCACAGCCATCGGTGGCGGCAACTCCTCGCTGGCCAATGCCACCGCCTTGCTTGGCTCCCCACCGCCAATCACAAATGCAACGGCCGCTGGAGCCGCAGCTGGAGCAGTGCTCAATGGCACTGCGAGCAGTCCCATGAATGTGTTCAACTCCATCATGAGCTTTTTGCCGGACAATCGACCCATCACCTCGCTGCACATTGTCGAGGACTTTGAGCG CTGCCCGAAGAACTTCAATGCCATACATCGGACTTATGATCAGGATGCCGATGCAGATCTGTGGCGTGATTACAACATTCTCTTTGGCCGCCAGACCACGCGCTATCTCTGCCTATCAAAGTCCGAGGGTCTGCCCGACTACGTTGTGGAGACGCTAAA agtCATTGCCGAGAAAGTGCCGCCGCCCAAGGAGTTCTCGCTGTTGTCGCGCACTGCGGACAGTGATCAGAAGGCGTGGCGCAAGCGGCAAATCGCCTACAAGTTGTCGAAACGCGGCACAGTCACGCATGCGGTCACCGATGTAATACTCTGCTCCAAGCTAAAGATAGCGCCCGATGGCTTTAAGCTCGCTGGCGACATAAATGGTGTTTTGATCTGCTACAAAACCGGTGCGATTCCAGTGCGTCTGCCACCGCCGGTGCCACTttctgctgttggtgttgcaagCGGCAACAGCTGTGAGGTGGAACAGGCGCTCAATCGTCTCAATTTACACGGCCAACGTAATTCACGCGGACCG CTGCCACAGGTGCCTGCAACAGCTGAGCACCATGACTACGAAGAGATACAGGCGCACTTTCAAATCAATTCGCCACAGCGACCAGCGCCACCGCgtccagcaacagcagctgcaggtgGAGGTGGGGGGCGAAATGGCAACTATGGCGGGACTGGCACTCTGGGCACCTACACTGAACTGGAAGGCGTGCCATTCACCATGCACGCCATGCTACAGCGCAGCCAGCCAATGACTGAT TTGCCCACATTGCCTGAAATTTCCACGCTGCTGAAGACGTTGGACTATGACTTCCAACTGGAGCGTCAGATCTTGTGCACCATGAAATCATCGGCCTCCAAGAATCCATTCTTTAAGTAG
- the LOC117564381 gene encoding secretory carrier-associated membrane protein 5 yields the protein MSGNRPDKNLFGEPNFDLDNPFADPAIQQATRMSTNVSLEDYNPFEEQAKPQLQINSTNTAAVVQPLSQNVPPPQPSSLGASAPSTSIQITSEELQRRQEELDRKAAELDRREQQLQGNVPQLNNWPPLPDNFCLKPCFYQDFEVEIPPEFQKLVKHLYYIWMFYTMTLCANIIGGLILLFHAGNISNLFLAIFYTVLFTPASYVCWFRPAYKAFRNDSSFNFMVFFFVYFFQTVYTVVQAVGFNQLGYCGFITAISQFDSTAAGIVVGLLLLIIAFSFAITAGANVLMIMKIHSIYRSTGASMDKAKAEFTTEFLRNQHVQEAASSAVSSAVNSQFNNSRY from the exons atgtcAGGCAACCGTCCCGATAAAAATCTATTTGGCGAGCCCAATTTCGATTTGGATAATCCATTTGCG GATCCCGCCATACAGCAGGCGACACGCATGTCCACCAACGTGTCGCTGGAGGATTACAATCCGTTCGAGGAGCAGGCGAAGCCACAGCTGCAGATCAACTCGACGAACACGGCGGCCGTGGTGCAGCCGCTGTCACAGAATGTGCCGCCCCCGCAGCCAAGTTCGTTGGGCGCATCGGCGCCCAGCACCAGCATACAGATCACATCGGAGGAGCTGCAG CGTCGCCAGGAGGAACTCGATCGCAAGGCCGCCGAACTGGATCGACGtgaacagcagctgcagggCAACGTGCCACAGTTGAACAATTGGCCGCCGTTGCCCGATAACTTCTGCTTGAAGCCTTGCTTCTATCAAGACTTTGAGGTCGAAATTCCGCCCGAGTTTCAAAAGCTGGTCAAGCACTTGTACTACATCTGGATGT TCTACACTATGACGCTGTGCGCCAACATTATTGGAGGTCTCATCTTGCTCTTCCATGCGGGCAACATTTCCAATCTGTTCTTGGCCATCTTCTACACTGTGCTCTTCACGCCCGCCTCCTACGTGTGCTG GTTTCGGCCGGCTTATAAGGCATTCCGCAACGATTCGAGCTTCAATTTTATGGTCTTCTTTTTCGTGTACTTCTTTCAAACGGTTTACACGGTCGTCCAGGCCGTTGGCTTCAATCAGCTGGGCTACTGTGGCTTCATCACGGCCATCTCGCAGTTCGATAGCACAGCTGCGGGCATCGTTGTcggcctgttgctgctgatcaTTGCGTTTTCGTTCGCCATCACTGCGGGCGCCAATGTGCTGATGATCATGAAGATCCATTCGATTTATCGCAGCACTGGCGCCAGCATGGACAAGGCCAAGGCTGAGTTTACCACAGAGTTTCTGCGCAATCAGCATGTCCAGGAGGCGGCCTCCTCAGCAGTCAGTTCGGCGGTGAATTCACAGTTCAACAATAGCAGATACtaa
- the LOC117564392 gene encoding uncharacterized protein LOC117564392: MPCSAVTLSIATICAIIATALLAIAFSTDNWLHYDVRRNQIQAFAAKHSDAESLLHNMNVKYYYYTRTRGLFRICYPKERPPASAVPTYLSPIETHCSNIDYFPQVEDDKISNEDATSRLHLARSCIALFIISFVTIFCAFWTGLSGCWKRSSGAITATSILLLVTCLLAAGAMGLWHTVEFFEKEKVVGEDYFQQWNTVLRDNTKVVYDWSYIVAWTGIGTCLLAAILLSGAAVCLRNEREKEEQLNLQYLMPVYSQKQPPYPPYANYAQPQIYPGPYYHGSQYGPYNY; this comes from the exons ATGCCCTGCTCGGCTGTAACGCTATCGATAGCGACGATCTGCGCTATCATCGCCACAGCGCTGCTTGCGATCGCCTTCTCCACAGACAATTGGCTGCATTATGATGTCAGACGCAATCAGATACAG GCCTTTGCCGCCAAGCACTCGGATGCAGAGTCGCTGCTGCATAACATGAATGTGAAGTATTATTACTATACGAGAACCCGCGGATTGTTCAGGATATGCTATCCCAAGGAGCGACCACCAGCATCAGCAG TTCCCACGTATTTGTCGCCGATTGAGACACACTGCTCGAACATTGACTATTTCCCGCAAGTGGAGGACGACAAGATATCGAATGAGGATGCCACATCGAGACTGCATTTGGCTCGCTCCTGCATTGCGCTGTTCATCATCAGCTTCGTGACGATCTTCTGTGCGTTCTGGACGGGATTGTCGGGCTGCTGGAAGCGATCATCGGGTGCCATAACTGCCACATCAATACTGCTGCTGGTCACATGTCTGTTGGCTGCTGGCGCCATGGGTCTCTGGCATACCGTTGAGTTCTTTGAGAAGGAGAAGGTTGTGGGCGAGGATTACTTCCAGCAATGGAATACG GTGCTGCGCGACAACACAAAGGTCGTCTACGATTGGTCGTATATTGTGGCCTGGACAGGCATTGGCACTTGTCTCTTGGCTGCCATTCTATTGTCCGGCGCCGCTGTCTGTCTGCGCAATGAGCGCGAGAAGGAGGAGCAACTGAATCTGCAATATCTGATGCCAG TGTACTCGCAAAAGCAGCCCCCGTATCCACCCTATGCCAACTATGCGCAGCCACAAATCTATCCGGGTCCCTACTATCATGGCTCCCAATACGGACCGTATAATTATTAG